TCACAGGTCGGATCCAGCGGCGAGTCATCATGGCGATGGAACGCGTTACGGATCTTCAGCACGCCTGTATCGATGAACAGATGCCCATTGCGGGCATTACGGGTTGGCATCACGCAATCGAACATGTCCACACCGCGGCGCACACCCTCTACGAGATCTTCAGGTTTGCCAACGCCCATAAGGTAACGAGGTTTGTCAGCCGGCATCAGGCCCGGCAGGTAATCCAACACCTTGATCATTTCGTGCTTGGGCTCACCGACCGACAAGCCGCCGATGGCCAAGCCATCAAAGCCTATCTTGTCGAGGCCTTCGAGCGAGCGCTTGCGCAGGCTTTCGTGCATACCGCCCTGGACGATACCGAACAATGCAGCAGTGTTGTCGCCGTGTGCATTCTTCGAACGCTGGGCCCAACGCAGCGACAACTCCATGGAAATCCGCGCCACGTCCTCGTCAGCCGGGTACGGCGTGCATTCGTCAAAGATCATCACAATGTCGGAACCCAGGTCCCGTTGCACTTGCATCGACTCTTCCGGCCCCATGAATACTTTGGCGCCATCTACCGGCGAGGCGAAGGTCACGCCCTCCTCCTTGATCTTGCGCATGGCGCCCAGGCTGAACACCTGGAAGCCGCCGGAATCGGTGAGGATCGGGCCCTGCCATTTCATGAAGTCGTGCAAGTCGCCGTGCTTCTTGATCACTTCCGTGCCCGGGCGCAGCCACAGGTGGAAGGTATTGCCGAGGATAATTTCGGCGCCGGTGGCGACGATGTCGCGCGGCAGCATGCCTTTTACGGTGCCGTAGGTACCGACCGGCATGAACGCCGGGGTCTCTACAGTGCCGCGCGGGAAGGTCAGGCGACCTCGACGGGCTTTGCCATCAGTTGCGAGCAATTCAAACGACATACGACTCATAGTTGTTCCTCTGGGCCGCGTGGCGCCGGGTTACGGGTGATAAACATCGCATCACCGTAGCTAAAAAAACGGTACCCGTTATCGATGGCGGCCTGGTAGGCGGCCATGGTTTGCGGATAACCGGCAAATGCCGACACCAGCATCAATAGCGTGGATTCCGGCAGATGGAAGTTGGTCACAAGGCAATCGACCACATGGAATGGCCGGCCGGGGAAAATAAAGATATCGGTGTCGCCACTGAACGGTTTTAGCACGCCATCGCGCGCAGCACTTTCCAGGGAGCGCACGCTGGTGGTGCCAACGGCTACCACCCGTCCATTACGTGCCTTGCAGGCAGCGACCGCATCCACAACCGCCTGGCTGACCTCGAGCCATTCGCTGTGCATGTGGTGATCTTCGATGTTCTCCACACGCACCGGCTGAAACGTGCCGGCCCCCACGTGCAGGGTCACATAGGCGGTCTCGACGCCCTTGGCGGCAATCGCATCCAGCAGCGGCTGGTCGAAATGCAGGCCGGCAGTCGGAGCGGCAACCGCCCCGAGGTGGCGGGAGTAAACCGTCTGATAGCGCTCACGGTCCGAGTCTTCGTCAGGACGGTCGATATAAGGAGGCAATGGCATATGGCCTACGCGCTCCAGCAACGGCAATACTTCCTCGGCGAACTTGAGCTCGAACAACGCGTCATGACGCGCCACCATCTCGGCTTCACCACCGCCATTAATGACGATGTTCGAACCCGGCTTCGGTGACTTACTGGAGCGCACATGGGCAAGCACGCGATGGGTGTCCAGAACCCGTTCCACCAGAATTTCCAGCTTGCCGCCGGATGCTTTCTGGCCAAACAGCCGTGCAGGAATCACACGGGTATTGTTGAACACCATCAAATCGCCTGGGCGCAAATGCTCAAGCAAATCAGTGAATTGAAGGTGTGCGAGGGCGCCGCTGACCCCGTCCAGGGTCAGCAGTCGACTGGCGCGACGCTCGGCCAACGGGTGGCGAGCGATCAGCGAATCAGGGAGTTCAAAAGTAAAGTCAGCAACGCGCATGATGGGGTTCGTCTAGCAGGGCCGGGAAGTCTAGCGGAAATAGTGAAAATAGACCATGAAACGTGATTGACCAACGGTAATCTCATCTCTATACTTCGCCGCCATTGAGCCCTGATGGCGGAATTGGTAGACGCGGCGGATTCAAAATCCGTTTTCGAAAGGAGTGGGAGTTCGAGTCTCCCTCGGGGCACCATTTGCAGTACATAGACGACTACCACCGTCTACGTAACACCCCTAGAGCCCGCTAACTGCGGGCTTTTTGGTCTCTGGGGTTCCACCCCCTTCTCTTGCAAGCCAGCCTCTTTTTGGTACATTTTCTGTACATATTCCAGTTCGAGAACCGGAGGTGTACAGCGATGCCATTGACCGTCTTGCAAATCAAAGCGTCCAAGCCTGCCGACAGACCGTTCACGTTGAGTGATAGTTCGGGTCTTGCCTTGCTGGTGAAACCCAACGGCAGCAAGTAT
This region of Pseudomonas asgharzadehiana genomic DNA includes:
- the tgt gene encoding tRNA guanosine(34) transglycosylase Tgt; the protein is MSFELLATDGKARRGRLTFPRGTVETPAFMPVGTYGTVKGMLPRDIVATGAEIILGNTFHLWLRPGTEVIKKHGDLHDFMKWQGPILTDSGGFQVFSLGAMRKIKEEGVTFASPVDGAKVFMGPEESMQVQRDLGSDIVMIFDECTPYPADEDVARISMELSLRWAQRSKNAHGDNTAALFGIVQGGMHESLRKRSLEGLDKIGFDGLAIGGLSVGEPKHEMIKVLDYLPGLMPADKPRYLMGVGKPEDLVEGVRRGVDMFDCVMPTRNARNGHLFIDTGVLKIRNAFHRHDDSPLDPTCDCYTCQNFSRAYLHHLDKCGEMLGSMLNTIHNLRHYQVLMAGLREAIQQGTLAAFVDAFYAKRGLPVPPLD
- the queA gene encoding tRNA preQ1(34) S-adenosylmethionine ribosyltransferase-isomerase QueA, which translates into the protein MRVADFTFELPDSLIARHPLAERRASRLLTLDGVSGALAHLQFTDLLEHLRPGDLMVFNNTRVIPARLFGQKASGGKLEILVERVLDTHRVLAHVRSSKSPKPGSNIVINGGGEAEMVARHDALFELKFAEEVLPLLERVGHMPLPPYIDRPDEDSDRERYQTVYSRHLGAVAAPTAGLHFDQPLLDAIAAKGVETAYVTLHVGAGTFQPVRVENIEDHHMHSEWLEVSQAVVDAVAACKARNGRVVAVGTTSVRSLESAARDGVLKPFSGDTDIFIFPGRPFHVVDCLVTNFHLPESTLLMLVSAFAGYPQTMAAYQAAIDNGYRFFSYGDAMFITRNPAPRGPEEQL